Proteins found in one Oncorhynchus keta strain PuntledgeMale-10-30-2019 chromosome 2, Oket_V2, whole genome shotgun sequence genomic segment:
- the LOC118401338 gene encoding tumor-associated calcium signal transducer 2-like, whose amino-acid sequence MTIWIALLLATFAVGASAQCKCESMKWATCDGTPCQCSIMVDTGITQNLDCSTLIPKCYLMKAEMYRAKNNLSTRTGGKPVETAFVDNDGIYDPICEATGAFHAKQCNNTEECWCVNSAGVRRTDKGDKNLKCEKLVETYWVRLELKHKEVSKAVDTSKLQAAIANAMETRYSFDKTLVKEVQYDPDARILIVDVQKVKGDRKADLSRMAYYMEKDVKVLPLFANQEKFAPTVDGQKLEMEDILVYYVDEEAPTFTMKRLTGGIIAVIVVVILAVVAGLLVLFFARKREQKYSKAEPREMEAL is encoded by the exons ATGACGATTTGGATTGCACTTCTTCTTGCGACTTTCGCAGTGGGTGCCTCAGCTCAAT GCAAATGTGAAAGTATGAAGTGGGCTACATGCGATGGCACCCCTTGCCAGTGTAGCATTATGGTTGACACTGGTATAACACAAAACCTGGACTGCTCTACAT TGATCCCCAAATGCTACCTGATGAAGGCAGAGATGTACCGTGCTAAGAACAACCTGTCCACTCGTACTGGAGGAAAGCCAGTCGAGACCGCCTTTGTGGACAATGATGGTATCTATGACCCTATCTGTGAGGCCACTGGTGCCTTCCATGCCAAACAGTGCAACAACACTGAGGAGTGTTGGTGTGTCAACAGTGCTGGTGTGCGCAGAACTGACAAGGGAGACAAGAACCTAAagtgtgagaagcttgtggagaCCTA ttgGGTTCGCCTGGAGCTCAAGCACAAGGAAGTGAGCAAAGCCGTGGACACTTCTAAGTTGCAGGC TGCCATTGCAAATGCCATGGAGACCCGTTACAGCTTTGACAAGACCCTCGTGAAGGAGGTGCAGTATGACCCCGACGCTCGCATCCTCATCGTTGATGTCCAGAAGGTGAAGGGAGACCGCAAAGCCGACCTATCGCGTATGGCCTACTACATGGAGAAAGAC GTCAAGGTGCTGCCCCTGTTCGCGAACCAAGAAAAGTTTGCACCCACTGTGGACGGTCAGAAGCTGGAGATGGAGGACATCTTGGTGTACTATGTGGACGAGGAGGCCCCCACCTTCACCATGAAGAGGCTGACCGGGGGCATTATCGCAGTCATCGTGGTGGTCATCCTGGCTGTGGTCGCCGGACTGCTGGTCCTTTTCTTTGCGAGGAAGCGAGAGCAGAAGTACAGCAAGGCAGAG CCCAGAGAGATGGAGGCCCTGTAG